The sequence AGCGCCTGCTGCACCTACCTCGTGGGCTTCGAGGGTCCGGCGCAGGACTCCGACACCTGGCTGTCGTACTACCTTTCCACCCAGGCGACGCAGCTGACGCAACTACCCCGCGTCCGCGAGGTGGAGGTGTACACCCCCCTGCAGTGGCGCAGCGCCCTGCCCTGGAAGCGGGCCTCGCACCTGCAGCGCAACAAGGCTGTCTTCGACGATCCCAAGTCGCTCGTGGGCGCGCTGCACTCGCCCGTGCGCCATCGCATGCGCCACGACCTGAGCCGCTTTCCGCCCTTCTCCGGCCGCGTCACCCACCACCCCATGCATACGCGGGAGCTGTATCGAGCGTCGTAGGAGGCCGCGAGCCGCATCCCACGCCGTTGGAGGTCGCCAGTACGGCAGGCTCCCTCTCCTGGAGCCAGAGACAGGGAATACGGCAGTCTTCCGGTGCGGAACAGAGGGACACGGCGACAACGGTGCAAATCGCTCTGAACAAGCACGAGCCAAGCGCCGCCAATCGCTCACCGAGGCCACGCTGCCACGCCCATCCTCACCCTGTCCCTCTCCTTGAAGGAGAGGGGACCTTCTGCGGAGAGGACGGATTAGTGTCGGCAAGGGACCTTCGAACGAAACCACTCCGCCGGCGAACGTCTCGAAAACCGGATCAGCAGGTCCCTTCTCCTTCAAGGAGAGGGACAGGATGAGGATGGGCTACCGGGTTGCGCCCTCCATTCTCTTCGCGCACAGGCCCGCCCTGCCCCGCGACCTCAAAGATGGCAACCCTCCCCTAGCAGGGCCGTGCGGAACCTGCTGCGCAGATAGGGTCCGTCCCGCGCCGGCAGTTCCAGGATGCTCGCGACCGAGGGTACCTTGACGGCCGCGAACACCGGTCCGGGCGCCGTGTAGAGGCGCCGCTCGAACGCGTCGAGCTCTTCCTGCGTCTGCACGGTCTCGCCCGCGATGCCGCAGGCGCGCGCGACAGCCGCGAGATCCACTCCCCGGCTCGTGTGGGCGTCCTGCAACCCCGTCTCCGCATACAGGCCGTTGTCGATCACCACGATCGACAGATTCGCCGGACGCTTGACGCCGATCGTGGCGAGCGCGCCCATGCCCATCAGCATCTCGCCGTCGCCGGTCAGCACCACCACGCGCCGCGACGGCTGGGCGAGCGCGAGCCCCAGGCCCACCATCGCCGCACCCCCCATGACGCCCCAGAGATAGAACGTGAAGGGATGGTCGCCGATGCCATAGACGTCCGACGTGAGTCCGCCCAATCCCGTCACGAGCAGCGCGTCGCCGCGCCCCCGCAGGAGCTGGCCGACCATCGCCCGGCGGTCCAGGATGCGCGGTGCGCTCATTTCGTCTCTCCCTTCTTGAAGAGCTTGGTGCCGATCACCCTCTGGCCGATCAGCACGGCCACGGCGCGGTTCGTGTGGTGGGCGAGCGCCAGGCACGCCTTCACCGTCGGCACCACGTCCTCGGCCGCATCGGCCCGGTAGACCTGCACGCCCACGGCCTCCAGCGCCTGCTGCGTGCCCCGGCCCATGGTGATCTGCCACGGGTTGAACTCCCCCCACTCGCCGCGCATGGTGACGATCATCACCAGCGGCATGCGGCACTCGGCCTGCAGCGACAGCATGTTGATGCAGTTGCCCACGCCGCTCGACTGCAGCAGCAGCACGCCGCGCTGTCCTCCCAGGAATGCGCCCGCGAGCATGGCCACGCCTTCCTCCTCGGTGGTGAGCGACACCGCGTGCATCTGCGGGTCCGAGATGCAACGCTCGATGAGGCGCTTGTGGCCTGCATCGGGTACGTACGCGACCTGGCGGACGCCGGCCGCCACCAGTTCTTCGTAGAGCGAGTCCGGCCACGCAGGCTGGCTCATGGATGTCCTCCCTTGGGGTTCGTCGCGAGAGTTCTTCGCGGGGCTCCCGATCATAGCGCCGCCGGCCGGTGTCCCGGTCTGCCGGGAGCGCATAGGTGGAACCGCGGCCCTCACTTGGACGCCGCCTCCCCACGTCCCGGGACGGTTTCACGTCTTCGCCCGCCCGCCCGGCGCCAGTAGACATCGAGCAGGAACATGACCAATGCCGCCGCGACCAGCACCGGCCACAGCGCGCGGCGGATCGCGCTGCCATCGCCGTGGCGGCGGAAGATCTCGGCGGTGGACGCGGACACCGCGCCGCCGGTGCGCTCGGCGAGCGCCTGCAGCGTGACGGTGTCCGCCGCCTGGGTGCGGTCCTCGTCGGGCCAGGGATGAAAGAGCGTCCTCGTCCCGACGCGCCGCACCTCCTCCCCGGTCAGCCCGCCGCTGCCGAGCAGTTCGAACCGGTAGGGACGGGCACTGCCCGAGGCGACGGGCCGGCGTGCCGCGTAGGTTCCCGGCGAGACGGGACGCAGGGGAACGGAGGCGGACTCGCCATCGGGAGACGTCATCCGCGCGACCGGTGCCAGGCCGTTCCGGTGAAACCCTTCGCGGGTCTCGGCACGCAGAGACAGCACGGCCTCGGTTCCCGACCGGTGCACCGCGAAGGCCAGCATCTGTGACGGCACGCGAGCGACGTGACGGACCACCTGCGCCCACAACCGCGCATACCCGTCCCACCCCACCCAATCGGCCGACCAGCGGTTGTTGACGTCCGACAGGAACGCGACGCTGCGCCCCAGGCCGTAGTGAGTCGTGGCGAGCAGCGGGCCGGCCTTCGGACCCTGGAGCAGCACGTCGGCGAATCGCTTCGGACGCGCGACCACGATGCCGCGCAGCGGTGGCCCCTTCGTGAAATCCACGCCGTCGAGCACCGTCGCGGGGCGTGACACGACGGGACGGAAGGGTTCCTCGATCATCGATTCGCCCAGGAGCTGCCGCGCCTCCTTCACGAACAGCCCGGGGATCTCCGCATCGGCCCGCGCCACCTGCGTGCGTCCGTGCCCGAGGATGGCGATGTCACGCATGAGGGCGAGATTGGGCTTGTCTCCGACCACCACGGTCGAGACGGTGACGCCCGCCGCGGCGAGTTCCGCGACCACGGCCTCGATCGCGCCCGGCGCGGGCGGCGGCTCCGGCGCATCCGGCACGACGACCGCGATGCCGTCGCGCCGCAGCGCCTCGGCCCGGCCCTTGATGATCTCGGCCAGGATCGCCTGGCCGTCGTCGGAAGTCGAAGCCGTCGACGGGGGCTGCGCGGTGATGCCATCGGACAGGAGGATCACGTGCTTGATCTGCGCGGTGGAGTTCGCGAGCAGCCGCCGCGCTTCTGCAAGCGCCGGGTAGAGGCTGGTCTGCCCCTTCGCCGTCATGGACGCGATGAGATCTTCCGCCCGCCGCCTGGTACCGACAGGGGCGAGCGGCACGACCTCGTGCGGCTTGGAGTCGAATGCGACCACGGCGAGACGGTGGCGCGGCTCGAGCAGGTCCAGGGTCGACAGCGCGGCGGTCTTGGCGAGTTCCAGCTTGCGGCCGCGCATGCTGTGCGACCGGTCGATGAGCAGCACGAGGTCCACCTCGCTCTTCTTCCGCTTGCCCTCGAAACGCACGGGCAGGAGCCGTTCCATCGCACTGCCGGCATAGCCTTCGTGACCGTACGTGCTGTCGCCCGAAGAAAACAGGAGCCCGCCGCCGTCGTCGCGCACGAACGCTTCGATTGCTGCAGCCGTACGGGCGTCGATGTTCTGCACCAGCAGATCGCTCAGGATCAGCGCGTCGAAGCCGCGCAGCGCCTGCGGATCCTGGACGAAGGGCTCCGGCCCCATGGACGCGACCTCGATGTGATGCGCACGCAGCGCGTCGGCCAGGAAGTGCGCACGCTCGGTCGCGCCTTCCACATACAGCACGCGGGGCGCGGGGCGGACCGTCACTCCGGCCGACGCCCGGTCGTTGTCCGCGAACGCATCGCCCTCGGCGCGCACCGCCGCCGAGACGGTCTGCTCGCCGGGCGCCGGAAACCGCACGTCGAACCCGAACCGGTTGGTGGCCGGGTTGCAGCTCGACGCTCATGGCATCGATGCGCCGGCCCGGAACGGCGAGCTGCAGTTTCGCGCGTGCGGCGTGCGATGCATGGACGTTCACCTGCACGGTGACCGGCTCGTGCACACGCGGTGCGAGCGGCACCTCCACGGTGTCGATCCACGCATCGGACGCGACCGCCGCCGGAGCAGGCATGGCAAAGACGCGAACACCCTCTTCCTGCAGCCGCGGCAGCGCGCGCCACAGATCGCCATGCGTCTGACGTCCGTCCGAAACCAGCACCAACCGGCGCTCGAGCCCGGGCGCGAACGCGTAGGTCGCCGCGCGCAGGGCCGCCTCCACGTTCGTGCTGCCCTGTCCCAGCGCCGCCTTGCTGCGCGAACGCTCTTCGGGCGAGACCGCGATCGCGCCGATGTCGTCGACCGAATCGACCACGCGCGCGCGGTCGGCGAACACGACATGGCGCGCCTGGGCGGGGCGGTGCTGCGCCTGGGCGGTCCTGATCCATTCGACCGTGCGCTTCAGGTGACCGGGCGCCACGCTGCGCGAGACATCCAGCACGTAGACGACCGAGATTCCCCGCACGCGTTCGAGCCACTGCGGCCCCGCGGCCGCGATCACCACGAGAACGAGCACCACACTCCGAAGCACGGTCGCGCCGAGAAGGCGCCGCCGCAGATGCCGGGCCCTGTCGAGGTAGGCGAGTGCCCACAGGACCGGTACGAGCGGCAGACACCACAGCACGGCGGGATGATCGAAGCTCATGCCGGCCTCACCGCGTGATCCGGCGCGTGTGGAGGAACCAGTCCAGGACGAGCACCCCGATGACGAACAGCAGCAGCACCTGCCATGGCTCCCGCGCCCCCGCGCCACCCGGCTCCACCTGCCGGTCGGTTTCGCGAAACCGGGTGCGGTTCACATCGGAGAACGACTCGTCCGTGGACGACACGACGACAGGGAGCCGGGCTTCACCGCTGCGGGCGATATAGATGTCGGGCCGGAGCGCATCGAACAGCGTGGCCCCGGGGACCGGACGCGCGGTCACGGGCTGACCGCTGCCGTCGGTGATGCGGGCATTGCTCAGGGGAACACTCACGGCTCCGAGCGATCCGGACATGGGCGCGGACGCGTCCGTGAGCCGCGCGACGGCGTGACCCAGAAAGACCGGCAGCGCCGGCTCGAAGACGAGCGTCGACTCGGCCGGCAGGAATCCGGCCGCGATCCATGGCGCCCGGGCGCGACCCGCGACGACGAGCGCACCTTCCCTTCCACCGGCGAACGCGAGCGTGCCTTCGGGCAGCCGGTTCCAGGCGAGCGCACGGCGAATCTCCAGACCGTTCCATGGCACATCGTCGGACAGGGGATCGCCCGGAAGCTTGCCCTCGGCCCGGATGCGCCCCGTGCGGACATCCGCAGCGGGCAGCCATGGCACGGGGGGCGGGCGGAACAGCAGCGCGGGGACTTCGGGGGGCTCATGCGGGGCGGAACCTTCGTACACCAGCAGATCCGCATCGCCGCCACCGCGGCCGCCGCGCGCGGCCGCCGAGACGACGCGAACGCCGGGCAGCGAACGCAGCGAATCGGCGAGTGCATCGTCGCGCACCCCCACGAGCAGGATCCGTCTCGGGCGATGTTCCGGGACGACGGCGTAGGCGACATCGTCCAGTGCGAGCGCGTCGCCTTCCGTGCGGACGTCGGCCGCGAGCGGCCCGGCGCCGAAGGCGGACACGTCGAAGGTGGCATCGATGCGCTCGCCCGCGGCGATCCGCAGCGACTGGCGGACCGTCGTGCCTTCCGCACCGCGCAGGCTCACCCGGACATTCTTCTCCGCCACGGAGCCGTTGAAGACCTGCACGAGGGCATCGACCCGCAGGGGATCCACCGGCGAAGCTCCCACGGCCACGCGCATCACCGCCACGTTGTCGGCAGGCTCGTAGACCGAGTGCACGACCGCGCCGGCGGGAAGGTCGAACCGGTCCACGCCATCGCTCACCACATGCACGCGCAGGCTCGCCATGGCGGGAAGAGCAGGCACGGCGCCGGACCGGACGGGTGAAGGACGCAGGCTCAGCACGCGAGCCTCGCGTCCCGCCCGGCGAGAAACGTTCCCGAGGGCAGCGTGCCTCCAGTGTCGAGCACCAGCACCGGGCCCGGTGCATCGCGGATCACGTCCAGCGCCGCGTCCACCGCGTGGGCCCAGCGCGTTCGGCCGTCCCGGGTGCGGGTCCCCATGGTGGGGCTCACGTCGAGCAGCAGCACGATGCGCTCCGTGCCCGCGGCCGCGCCTTGCAGGCCGGGACGGAACAGGAGCGCGGTGAGGGTGGCGCCTGCGGCCAGGGAGAGCAGCAGGCCGAGCCACCACCGCCACGGCGAGCGCAGCACACCCGCGCGGCGTGCTGCCGCCTGCCACAGCAGCGTCGACGACGTGGTCCGCGCGTTCGCAGGCGGACGCAACCGGTGCATCGCGACGATCGCCGCGGCCACGCCCGCCAGGAGCAGCCAGCCGAGGACGGGAGTCGCGATCAGCATGTCCAAGGCCGGCCCGCCTCAGCGCTCGCGCGCGCTCGCCGCGGAGTCGCGCTCCCGCCGGTGCCGGGCGAGCGTGTAGCGCTTGCCCGCCTCGCGATACGCCGCGGAACCGAAGGACGAAGCGCGTTGCGCCGATTCGACATCCCTGCGGGATGCGGCCGTGTCGGCACCCATGGCGGCAGTGGCGGCTTGCGCGCGTGTCGCTGTGTAGAAGTCCTCTTCGGCTGCGGAGCTGGCTGGAGCGGAGTCGTCGCCGTCCTTCGATTCCGGCTTGACCTCCACGGCGCGCAGCGCGACCTCCAACCGCTTCGTCTTCTCGCCCAGGACGGACTCGCTCTCGGGAACGGGCGTGGGCACGCCGTCCGGGCTGTCGCCTTCGCCGCTGCCCGATGTGCTGGACTGGATGCGCCGGCCCATCGCGCCGCCCACCGCCGCGCGGCCCGCGCCGTCGGCCGATTCCGCTGCCGTGCACCGAATCGCGCCCGCCGCTGCTGGTGCGCGAGACGGCGCGCAACGCAGTGTTCAGGACCTCCTCCGCCGCGCTCTGTTCGCGGTGCGCGCTCTGCTGCGCGTCCTCGCGGTCGGCCGTCATGGCGCGGTCGAACTGGGCGGTGGGCCGGTCTTCGTTCGAGGGAGCGCGCTGCGGCGCCTCGCCGCGCTCGTTGCGCTGGATCTCCGCCAGGCGGGCGAGGATCTCCTGGGCGAGGGTGTCGGACATCTGGCCGTCGTCCTCGGCGCGGATGGGCGCGGCAGCATCGTCCTTCGCCGGCATCTTGCGGGCCGCCATGAGCGCACGGGCCGCTGCGCGCGCGTCGCGGGCCGCCAGGGCATCCGCGAGAGACTGCGCGATCCCGGGATCGGTGACCTGCGTCGCGAGCCGGTTCACCTGGGACCAGAGCGAATCCTCGCGGCGGCCGCGCTCCGCCGTCTCACCGTCCTGCGCGGGCGAACGGGCGGGCGCGTCCTTCGCCTTCGCGGTCGCCGGTGCCACGTCGCGAACCTGCGGCTCGCCGGAACCGGCAGGCGCGATCGGCCACCACGCAACCGCCGCCGCCACCGAGGCGCCGAGAGCAACGCTTGCCCACGCAGCAGGCGATTGACGCAGCGGAAACAGGCGAGGAATCGACAGCTGCACGGTCCGCGCACCGGCAGCCGCGACGTGCCGCGCAACGGCCGCATCGGCAGGACCCCGTCTGCAGAACCACAGCGCGCTCAGCAGTTCGTCGTTCAGTCCGGCTCGGCGGTCCGTGTCGCCGGCAGCCTGCTCCGGCGTCGGACGCCGGCCGAGCCACACCGCGAACCCGAGGGCGGCAACGCACGCAAGCGCGAGGAGCGCCGCATCGATGTTCGCCAGCACGGCCGGCGCCACGAGCGTCCGATGCGCCGCGAGATGTCCGGCCCACAGTACGATGACCGTCGCGAGCAACCACGGCGTCCGGCGTACCGCCCGTTGCCCAGCGCGCATCCGCGAACGCGCCGCGCCCAGCCAGGCGACAGATCTTCCGCACCCGCTGTCATGCGATGTGCGCTCGAGGACCACGGTCCCGTGCCCGGACATGCCGGGCACGGTCGTTGTGGGCGTGGCATCCGCCCCCGTATGATCGGACCACTTTCACCGAGCAAGGATCGGGACGCCCGCCATGACCGCCCCGCGCAGGATTTCCACGGCGATTCGCCGTCTTCTCGGCGCACTGGCCGCTGCGCTCGCCGCCTGTTCCGTGCATGCCGCCGAACGGCCGAACGTCGTGCTCGTGATCGCGGACGACCTGGGATGGCGCGACGTGGGGTTTCACGGTGCGCAGGTGAAGACGCCGAACCTCGACCGGCTCGCGTCCGGCGGCGCGGTTCTCAATGCGATGTACGTCCAGCCCTACTCCAGCCAGACGCGCGCCGCGTTGCTCACGGGCCGCTACCCCATGCGCTACGGGCTGCAGTCCCTGTCCATCGGACGCAATGCCGCGTACGGCCTGCCGAAGGAAGAGCGCACCGTGGCGCAAGCCCTTCGCGACAAGGGCTACCGGACCGCCTTCGTCGGCGACTGGCGCCTGGGCCACGCGCAGCCGGAGTTCTGGCCGACGCGGCGAGGCTTCGAGACCTTCTACGGATCTCTCGCAGGGTCGTCCGAATCCGTGGTGCGCAAGGGCGCGAAGACCGACTGGCGGCGCGGAGAGAAGCCCGCGGTCGACGCCGGATACGTCACCGACCTCGTGGCGGCGGAGACGGTCGCGGTGATCCGCAAGCACGACGCCTCGGCGCCCCTGTTCGTGGTGGCGTCCTTCAACGCCCCGGCGCACTACGAGGACGTGCCACGCGAGCTGCGCGAATCGCTCAAGACCGTGGAAGACGACACGCGCCGCAGCTACCTGGCCGCCGTCGCGGGCTTCGACCGCGCCCTGGGCGCCATCCTGGCGGAACTGGAACGCAGACAGATGAGCGGCAGCACGCTGGTCGTCGTGCTGAGCGACAACGGGGGCGCGGTGCCGCTGCGTTTCGCCACGGGCGATGCGGACGTGCGCCGGCCGGCCGCCGACAACGGCACGTATCGCGAAGGCAAGGGGTCGCTCTACGAAGGCGGCGTGAGAGCCGTCGCCGTGGCGTCCTGGCCAGGACGCATCCCGCCGGGGACCGTCGTGACCGAGCCGCTCCACGCCACCGATCTGGGTGCGACCGTCATGGCGCTGGGCGACGGGCAGCCCGACGCGCAGCGGCCGCTCGACGGCGCGGACGTCTGGCCCGTCATCGCGCAACGCAAGCAGACGCCGCACAAGGAACTGCTGCTGCACGTGGACGATTTCCAGGGGGCGATCCGCATCGGCGAGTGGAAGCTGATCGTGCGCGCCACCCTGCCCACCCGCACGGAGCTGTACGACATCGCGAACGATCCGGAAGAAGCGGAGAACGCCGTGGCGACCTATCCCGACCGCGCCAAGGCGATGCTGGACCGGCTCAATGCCTTCGCTTACGACATGGCCCCGTCGCTGTATTTCGAGGCCCTGGGGGCAGCGGCCAGTCCCGCGCTGTGGCGCGCCAATCCTCCGCGCCGGGACTGACGCCGCGATCATTTCGCCGCGTCGTACTGATCCAGGTATTCGCGCGCGCTGTCGGCGAGCAGCTTCACCTTGACGCCCGACTTCTCCAGCGCGGCCGTCCGGGTCTGCACGGAACTGCGGCCCGCAAGCTGCCAGCGGTCGAACTCCTCCACGGTCAATGTGTGCTGGGGGTCGCCGCGCGACGCCGCGGCCTGCCGCGCGGCGGCCGCGGCCTCGTCGTGCACGCGCCCGAGCCACGCGGACGTTGCGCTGCCTGCGTTCGCATTGAACACGGCCTTGAGATCGTCCGGCAACCCGCGGTACATGTCCGGGTTCATCACGAGCGCCCCCACCGAAGCCACGATGCCCGGCCGGGACTCGCCCCCGCTCACGTGCATCGTGGCGGCGCGGTCGACCCCTCGCAGCGCTGCGCGTTCCCAGGAGAGCAGCGCGCCTTCGACTTCGCCCTTCTGCAGCGCCTCCGCCATGCGCGCTTCGTCCATGGCCACGACCACGGCCCCGGCGGATCTCAGCACGTCGCCTTCGGCGTCCGTGCGCGCCGCGATCCGCCGCCCGGTCAACGCCGCCGGCGAATCCGGCCTCGCCCAGTGAAGAACGGCAGGGTCGGTCGCATGGATGCCGAGCAGGCGCACGCCATCGAACGCGCGGTCCTCCAGGTCGTTCACGCGCACGAACTCGGACAGCGCGCGGCTCGCGCCTTCGGCCCGTCGCACCGAGAACGGAAACTCGAACACGCCAAGAGCCGCCATGCGGCCGGCCGCGGGCGAGACGGGAACCCACGCCAGGTCCACGGTGCCTTCCTGCACCTGCGCGAGCAGGGCTTCCGGCGACTGGGCGGCGGACGACGCAGGATTCAGGTGCATGCGCAGGCGTGCGCCGGACGCTTCCTCGAGCGCCTGGGTCCACGGGCAGGAGGAATCGCGCGTGCAGCGCGGAGTTCTCCGGCAGGCCGTGATGCACGTGCAGAGTGACGCCATGAGCACGGGCGGGGATGGAAGCGCCGCTGCCGACCAGCGCGATGCCGGCCAGCAGCGCGCGCCTCACGGCATCCGGTGCGCGCGCCACGCTCACTCCTCCGACTGTACGGTCATGAGAAAGGTGAAGATCTTCCAGAGCGTGTCGTCGGGCAGCACGCCTTTCCACACGGGCATGCCCTTGTCCATGCGGCCGTTGCTCACGGTCGTGTAGAACATCGCGATGGCGTCGTCGCCATAGCGAAGATTGAGCCGCCGCAGATCGCGCGGCCGTTCGCCCTGTTCGGCCCAGGGGCCGTGACAGTGCGAGCAGAACTGGTTGAACAGGCTGCCGCCCTCGACCGCCACCTGGGCGTTGCCGGCATACGGATTGACCGGCCGCGGGGCATCTTCACCGGTCGCGTTCAGGGACGCCATTGCGAGCGATGCGGCGATCGCCACGCCGAGCGCCGGCTGCTTGTGGAACTTCACGTCGAAGTACTCCTCGTCTTGCTGACGCGGAACCGGCGGTGCCCCGACGGCACCGCCTGCCCGCGCTCTTGCGGATGTCGACCCGGTGCGGTGGAGCGCACGCTCCACCGCGCCGGAGCACTGCGAAAGGCTCTTACAGGCCGAACACCATGAGCATGCCGCCTTCAGGGCTCACGTCCATCATCTTCTGGCCGATCTTGCCGAAGAAGGAAGGCGGTCCCTTGAGCCGGCCGGCCACGATGGCGACGTACTGCTTGCCGTCGATGGTGTAGGTCATGGGGCTCTGCGTGATGCCCGTTCCCATGCGGAACTGCCACAGCACCTCGCCCGTCTTGGCATTCACCGCGCGCAGCACGCCATCCAGGTTGCCGTAGAACACCAGCCCGCCCGCCGTGGTCATGGCACCGCCGGCCCACATGTTGGGCTCCTCGATGCTCCAGACCTGCTTCTTCGCGACCGGATCCCAGGCCATGAACTCTGCCAGGTGCGAGCCCGTGGCGCCCGGCATGCCGAGGTTGAACTCGGAGGCGAGATAGAACTTGCCTGGCGAGTACTCCTCTTCGCGGTTGGCGATGTCCATGCACATGTTGAACGCGGGCAGATACACGTACCCGGTCTGCTTTGCTGTAGGACATGGGCGACCAGTTCTTGCCGCCGATCAGGTTCGGGCAGACGTTGCGGGCCCACTTGCCGAGCTGCGGACGCTTCTCGTTGTTCGCCGCCTCCACCGGACGGCCCGATTCCAGGTCCACGTGGGTGGCCCAGTTCACGGTCACGAACGGCTCGGCCGACACGACCTTGCCGGTCTCCCGGTTCAGCACGTAGAAGAAGCCGTTGCGGTCGGCGTGCATCAGGGCGGGCACCTTCTTGCCGCCGATGTCGAGATCGGTCAGCACGCCCTCGTTGATGCCGTCGTAGTCCCACGCGTCGTGCGGCGTGTACTGATAGCCCCACTTGATCGCGCCCGTGTCGGCATCGAACGCGAGCTGCGATGCGGTCCACTGGTTGGAGTACGGGCCGTAGTCGCTCGAATCGGTGCCGCGTGTCTGCGCGCCCCACGGGCCCGCATTGCTCGTGGACCAATAGACCGTGTTGCGTCCCGCGTCGTAGGAACCCACGCCCCAGGTGGAGCCGCCACCGGTCTTCCACGAGTCACCCTTCCACGACTCGTGGCCGGGCTCGCCCGGGCCGGGGATGGTGTAGGTCTTCCACACCTGCTCGCCGGTGGACTGCTTGTAGGCGGTGACGAAGCCGCGGATGCCGTACTCGCCGCCCGCGATGCCGGTGATCACGAGGTCCTTCACGATCAACGGTGCGGAGGTGATGGCGTGGCCACGCTTGTAGTCGGCCACGGTGACGGTCCACAGGCGCTTGCCGGTCTTGGCGTCCAGCGCCTCGAGCTTGGCATCGAGCCGGCCGTAGAACACCTTGCCGTTGGCCACCGCCACACCGCGGTTGTCCAGGCCGCAGCAGACGGTCGACATGTAGTCGGCGGGCATTTCCGGCTGGTAGGTCCACTTGCGCGCGCCGGTCTTGGCATCCAGCGCGAACACGTAGCGCGGACCGGTGGAACTGGTCACGTACATCGTGCCGTCGACCACGACCGGCGTGG comes from Betaproteobacteria bacterium and encodes:
- a CDS encoding aldehyde dehydrogenase, with protein sequence MSAPRILDRRAMVGQLLRGRGDALLVTGLGGLTSDVYGIGDHPFTFYLWGVMGGAAMVGLGLALAQPSRRVVVLTGDGEMLMGMGALATIGVKRPANLSIVVIDNGLYAETGLQDAHTSRGVDLAAVARACGIAGETVQTQEELDAFERRLYTAPGPVFAAVKVPSVASILELPARDGPYLRSRFRTALLGEGCHL
- a CDS encoding phosphonopyruvate decarboxylase, giving the protein MSQPAWPDSLYEELVAAGVRQVAYVPDAGHKRLIERCISDPQMHAVSLTTEEEGVAMLAGAFLGGQRGVLLLQSSGVGNCINMLSLQAECRMPLVMIVTMRGEWGEFNPWQITMGRGTQQALEAVGVQVYRADAAEDVVPTVKACLALAHHTNRAVAVLIGQRVIGTKLFKKGETK
- a CDS encoding VWA domain-containing protein yields the protein MRFPAPGEQTVSAAVRAEGDAFADNDRASAGVTVRPAPRVLYVEGATERAHFLADALRAHHIEVASMGPEPFVQDPQALRGFDALILSDLLVQNIDARTAAAIEAFVRDDGGGLLFSSGDSTYGHEGYAGSAMERLLPVRFEGKRKKSEVDLVLLIDRSHSMRGRKLELAKTAALSTLDLLEPRHRLAVVAFDSKPHEVVPLAPVGTRRRAEDLIASMTAKGQTSLYPALAEARRLLANSTAQIKHVILLSDGITAQPPSTASTSDDGQAILAEIIKGRAEALRRDGIAVVVPDAPEPPPAPGAIEAVVAELAAAGVTVSTVVVGDKPNLALMRDIAILGHGRTQVARADAEIPGLFVKEARQLLGESMIEEPFRPVVSRPATVLDGVDFTKGPPLRGIVVARPKRFADVLLQGPKAGPLLATTHYGLGRSVAFLSDVNNRWSADWVGWDGYARLWAQVVRHVARVPSQMLAFAVHRSGTEAVLSLRAETREGFHRNGLAPVARMTSPDGESASVPLRPVSPGTYAARRPVASGSARPYRFELLGSGGLTGEEVRRVGTRTLFHPWPDEDRTQAADTVTLQALAERTGGAVSASTAEIFRRHGDGSAIRRALWPVLVAAALVMFLLDVYWRRAGGRRRETVPGRGEAASK
- a CDS encoding arylsulfatase, whose product is MTAPRRISTAIRRLLGALAAALAACSVHAAERPNVVLVIADDLGWRDVGFHGAQVKTPNLDRLASGGAVLNAMYVQPYSSQTRAALLTGRYPMRYGLQSLSIGRNAAYGLPKEERTVAQALRDKGYRTAFVGDWRLGHAQPEFWPTRRGFETFYGSLAGSSESVVRKGAKTDWRRGEKPAVDAGYVTDLVAAETVAVIRKHDASAPLFVVASFNAPAHYEDVPRELRESLKTVEDDTRRSYLAAVAGFDRALGAILAELERRQMSGSTLVVVLSDNGGAVPLRFATGDADVRRPAADNGTYREGKGSLYEGGVRAVAVASWPGRIPPGTVVTEPLHATDLGATVMALGDGQPDAQRPLDGADVWPVIAQRKQTPHKELLLHVDDFQGAIRIGEWKLIVRATLPTRTELYDIANDPEEAENAVATYPDRAKAMLDRLNAFAYDMAPSLYFEALGAAASPALWRANPPRRD
- a CDS encoding c-type cytochrome, with translation MKFHKQPALGVAIAASLAMASLNATGEDAPRPVNPYAGNAQVAVEGGSLFNQFCSHCHGPWAEQGERPRDLRRLNLRYGDDAIAMFYTTVSNGRMDKGMPVWKGVLPDDTLWKIFTFLMTVQSEE
- a CDS encoding PQQ-dependent dehydrogenase, methanol/ethanol family is translated as MRSMQRGLLCAGVAAITAAAAGTALAQAGNEWSQYGADASNTRFSSLNQINTGNVKNLKVLWAHSMGTLESQESTPVVVDGTMYVTSSTGPRYVFALDAKTGARKWTYQPEMPADYMSTVCCGLDNRGVAVANGKVFYGRLDAKLEALDAKTGKRLWTVTVADYKRGHAITSAPLIVKDLVITGIAGGEYGIRGFVTAYKQSTGEQVWKTYTIPGPGEPGHESWKGDSWKTGGGSTWGVGSYDAGRNTVYWSTSNAGPWGAQTRGTDSSDYGPYSNQWTASQLAFDADTGAIKWGYQYTPHDAWDYDGINEGVLTDLDIGGKKVPALMHADRNGFFYVLNRETGKVVSAEPFVTVNWATHVDLESGRPVEAANNEKRPQLGKWARNVCPNLIGGKNWSPMSYSKADRVRVSARVQHVHGHRQPRRGVLARQVLSRLRVQPRHAGRHGLAPGRVHGLGSGREEAGLEHRGAQHVGRRCHDHGGRAGVLRQPGWRAARGECQDGRGAVAVPHGNGHHAEPHDLHHRRQAVRRHRGRPAQGTAFLLRQDRPEDDGREP